A window of the Streptomyces luomodiensis genome harbors these coding sequences:
- a CDS encoding amidase yields MTTDDDLCFRTALELSDLLRTRELSARELLEAHLARIERVNPAVNAIVTLVAERAREAAAEADERIAAGEELGPLHGLPIAHKDLHETAGIRTSHGSPLADGVPDRDDLVVERIRAAGAITIGKTNVPEFGAGSHTFNPIFGATHNPYALGLSAGGSSGGAAAALASGMIPIADGSDTGGSLRNPASFCNVVGLRPSPGRVPNWPAADAWSTLGVKGPMARTVADTALLLSAIAGPDARSPIALEEPGARFARPLDRDLTGLRVAWSPDLGGLVPVQPEVAAAVESAVEVFTGLGCVVERACPDLTEADEVFRTLRASMFEVAFGPLMDRHPEGLKRTIRENAEAGRKLTGPDVARAEVLHTQLYHRVREFFGRYDVLLLPVSQVVPFDVGIEYPTEVAGVAMDDYLDWMRSAYLISVTGSPALSVPAGFTPGGLPVGLQIVGPHRADFAVLQVGHAFEQATGHWRRRPTGIG; encoded by the coding sequence GTGACGACGGATGACGATCTCTGCTTCAGGACCGCGCTGGAACTTAGCGACCTGCTGCGCACCCGCGAGCTGTCCGCCCGCGAGTTGCTCGAGGCCCATCTGGCCCGTATCGAACGGGTCAACCCCGCCGTCAACGCGATCGTCACCCTGGTCGCGGAGCGGGCCCGGGAGGCCGCCGCGGAGGCCGATGAGCGGATCGCGGCCGGGGAGGAGCTCGGGCCGCTGCACGGGCTGCCCATCGCCCACAAGGACCTCCACGAGACCGCGGGCATCCGCACCAGCCATGGCTCGCCGCTCGCCGACGGCGTACCCGACCGGGACGATCTGGTGGTCGAACGGATCCGGGCCGCCGGTGCGATCACCATCGGCAAGACCAACGTGCCGGAGTTCGGGGCCGGTTCGCACACCTTCAACCCCATCTTCGGCGCCACCCACAACCCGTACGCCCTGGGGCTCAGCGCGGGTGGCAGCAGCGGGGGCGCGGCGGCCGCGCTGGCCTCCGGCATGATCCCGATAGCGGACGGCAGCGACACCGGCGGCTCGCTGCGCAACCCGGCCTCGTTCTGCAATGTCGTGGGTCTGCGCCCGTCGCCCGGACGGGTCCCCAACTGGCCCGCCGCGGACGCCTGGAGCACCCTCGGCGTCAAGGGGCCGATGGCCCGCACCGTGGCCGACACCGCCCTGCTGCTGTCCGCCATCGCCGGACCCGACGCACGGTCGCCGATCGCCCTGGAGGAGCCCGGCGCCCGCTTCGCCCGCCCCCTCGACCGCGATCTGACGGGGCTGCGGGTGGCCTGGTCGCCGGATCTCGGGGGGCTGGTGCCGGTGCAGCCCGAGGTGGCCGCGGCGGTCGAATCGGCGGTGGAGGTCTTCACCGGCCTCGGCTGCGTCGTGGAGCGGGCCTGCCCGGATCTGACCGAGGCCGACGAGGTCTTCCGGACGCTGCGCGCCTCGATGTTCGAGGTCGCCTTCGGCCCGCTCATGGACCGCCACCCCGAGGGGCTGAAGCGGACCATCCGGGAGAACGCCGAGGCGGGGCGCAAGCTCACCGGCCCGGACGTCGCCCGCGCCGAGGTGCTGCACACCCAGCTATACCACCGGGTCCGGGAGTTCTTCGGCCGCTATGACGTGCTGCTGCTCCCGGTCAGCCAGGTGGTGCCGTTCGACGTCGGCATCGAGTACCCGACGGAGGTCGCCGGGGTGGCCATGGACGACTATCTGGACTGGATGCGCTCGGCGTATCTGATCAGCGTGACCGGCAGCCCGGCGCTGTCCGTGCCGGCCGGGTTCACCCCCGGCGGGCTTCCGGTCGGGCTGCAGATCGTCGGACCGCACCGGGCGGACTTCGCGGTCCTCCAGGTCGGCCACGCCTTCGAACAGGCCACCGGGCACTGGCGGCGGCGCCCGACGGGGATCGGGTAG
- a CDS encoding family 2 encapsulin nanocompartment cargo protein terpene cyclase translates to MTQPFQLPDFYMPYPARLNPHVQEAREHSTQWAREMGMLEGSGIWEQEDLDAHDYALLCAYTHPDCSGAELSLITDWYVWVFFFDDHFLETFKRSQDRAAGKAYLDRLPAFMPMDPGAGTPEPTNPVEAGLADLWVRTVPSMSADWRARFRESTENLLNESLWELSNINIDRIPNPVEYIEMRRKVGGAPWSAGLVEHAVGAEVPAVIAGSRPMRVLRDAFSDAVHLRNDLFSYQREIEEEGELSNGVLVLETFLGCTTQEAADSVNELLTSRLRQFENTTLTELGPLFAEHGLDPAACAGVLAYVKGLQDWQSGGHEWHMRSSRYMNGANGADGVNGSDGANAAGGRTGQEATAAAWSPFALSGLGVSAANLPLTTGRAEAARARGFSHVPFQRTGPSLLPDFFMPFTLRLSPHLPAARRNLTDWAHRMGILEPQPDLSGAQVWDEHRLLAADLPLCAAGIHPDGSPDELDLTSGWLAWGTYADDYYPAVFGRTRDLAGARACNARLGAFMPLDAGPTPAPANALERSLADLWGRTAGPMEESARREFRQSIEDMTASWLWELANQTQHRIPDPVDYIEMRRHTFGSDLTMSLCRLTRGRRVPPEIYRSGPVRSLENAAMDYATLLNDVFSYQKEIEFEGEVHNGVLVVQNFFDCDYPTGVAIVNDLMTSRMRQFQHVAEHEFPVLYDDFDLGPEAREAMDGYVGELRDWMTGIMNWHREVPRYRENELRRAARRPAGIGGGVGAGIGAGAGTGAGAASGAASGARPLAPWYGPTGLGTSAARIPAPAGARP, encoded by the coding sequence GTGACACAGCCCTTTCAACTCCCCGACTTCTACATGCCGTATCCGGCGCGGCTGAACCCCCATGTCCAGGAGGCACGGGAGCACTCCACCCAGTGGGCCCGCGAGATGGGAATGCTCGAGGGCTCGGGGATCTGGGAGCAGGAGGATCTCGACGCCCACGACTACGCCCTGCTCTGCGCGTACACCCACCCCGACTGTTCCGGCGCGGAACTCTCGCTGATCACGGACTGGTATGTGTGGGTGTTCTTCTTCGACGACCACTTCCTGGAGACGTTCAAGCGCTCCCAGGACCGTGCCGCCGGTAAGGCGTATCTCGACCGGCTGCCCGCCTTCATGCCGATGGATCCGGGTGCCGGGACGCCCGAGCCCACCAACCCGGTCGAGGCGGGGCTCGCGGATCTGTGGGTGCGGACGGTGCCTTCGATGTCGGCGGACTGGCGGGCGCGGTTCCGGGAGAGCACCGAGAATCTGCTCAACGAATCGCTCTGGGAGCTCTCGAACATCAACATCGACCGGATCCCCAATCCGGTCGAGTACATCGAGATGCGCCGTAAGGTCGGCGGCGCGCCCTGGTCGGCCGGGTTGGTCGAGCACGCGGTGGGGGCGGAGGTGCCGGCGGTGATCGCCGGGTCGCGGCCGATGCGCGTGTTGCGCGACGCCTTCTCGGACGCGGTGCATCTGCGCAACGACCTGTTCTCCTACCAGCGGGAGATCGAGGAGGAGGGCGAGCTCAGCAATGGCGTCCTGGTCCTCGAGACGTTCCTGGGCTGTACCACCCAGGAGGCGGCCGACTCCGTCAATGAGCTGCTCACCTCACGGCTGCGGCAGTTCGAGAACACCACGCTCACCGAGCTCGGCCCGCTCTTCGCCGAACACGGCCTGGACCCGGCGGCCTGCGCGGGCGTCCTCGCCTACGTCAAGGGGCTCCAGGACTGGCAGTCCGGCGGCCACGAGTGGCATATGCGCTCCAGCCGCTATATGAACGGTGCGAACGGCGCTGATGGCGTGAACGGCTCGGACGGTGCGAACGCGGCGGGCGGCCGCACCGGGCAGGAGGCCACGGCCGCCGCGTGGTCCCCGTTCGCGCTCAGCGGCCTCGGCGTCTCGGCGGCGAACCTGCCGCTGACCACCGGCCGGGCGGAGGCGGCGAGGGCACGCGGGTTCAGCCACGTCCCGTTCCAGCGGACCGGGCCGTCCCTGCTGCCGGACTTCTTCATGCCGTTCACCCTCCGGCTCAGTCCACATCTGCCCGCCGCGCGCCGCAATCTGACCGACTGGGCACACCGGATGGGCATCCTCGAACCGCAGCCCGACCTGTCCGGTGCGCAGGTCTGGGACGAGCACCGGCTGCTCGCCGCCGACCTTCCGCTGTGCGCGGCGGGCATCCACCCGGACGGCTCCCCGGACGAGCTCGATCTGACATCCGGCTGGCTGGCCTGGGGCACCTACGCCGACGACTACTATCCGGCGGTCTTCGGCCGCACCCGTGATCTGGCCGGGGCGCGGGCGTGCAACGCCCGGCTCGGGGCGTTCATGCCGCTCGACGCGGGCCCCACCCCGGCCCCGGCGAACGCGCTGGAGCGGTCGCTGGCCGATCTGTGGGGCCGTACGGCGGGGCCGATGGAGGAGTCGGCGCGCCGCGAGTTCCGTCAGTCCATAGAGGACATGACCGCCAGCTGGCTGTGGGAGCTGGCCAACCAGACGCAGCACCGGATCCCCGATCCGGTCGACTACATCGAGATGCGCAGGCACACCTTCGGCTCCGACCTCACCATGAGCCTGTGCCGGCTGACGCGCGGACGGCGGGTGCCGCCCGAGATCTACCGCAGCGGTCCGGTCCGTTCGCTGGAGAACGCCGCCATGGACTACGCGACCCTGCTGAACGACGTCTTCTCGTACCAGAAGGAGATCGAGTTCGAGGGCGAGGTCCACAACGGCGTCCTCGTCGTCCAGAACTTCTTCGACTGCGACTATCCGACCGGGGTCGCCATCGTGAACGATCTGATGACCTCCCGGATGCGGCAGTTCCAGCATGTCGCGGAGCATGAGTTCCCCGTGCTGTACGACGACTTCGACCTGGGGCCGGAGGCCCGGGAGGCCATGGACGGCTATGTGGGGGAGCTGCGCGACTGGATGACCGGGATCATGAACTGGCACCGGGAGGTGCCGCGCTACCGGGAGAACGAACTGCGCCGCGCGGCCCGGCGTCCGGCCGGGATCGGGGGCGGGGTCGGAGCTGGGATCGGGGCCGGGGCGGGGACTGGGGCCGGGGCCGCGTCCGGGGCCGCGTCCGGGGCGCGGCCGTTGGCCCCCTGGTACGGGCCCACCGGGCTCGGCACCTCGGCCGCGCGGATTCCGGCGCCCGCCGGAGCACGTCCGTAA
- a CDS encoding acyltransferase family protein, with protein MNISSLLPARRAPAAPPSEAAAAPVEASAASRVPKQRDAFFDNAKYLAIVLVAMGHAWEPLRGGSRAASALYMTVYTLHMPVFILISGYFSRSFDLRPDRLKRLITGVAVPYVLFEVAYTFFKRWAGDDPSYPISLLDPWYLTWFLIALFVWRLTTPLWRIVRWPVPVALSVAALATCSPEIGDDLDLQRVLQFLPFFVLGSQMRPEHFEMVRRREVRWLSVPVAAAAVVFAYWAVPRMNPAWFYRMDSAEELGAPWWVGAVMTFALFGCSMVLAVCFLAWVPRRRMWFTVLGAGTLYGYLLHGFLAKGSRFWDWYDHPWLHRPLGEIAVTAVGAAVVTALCSPPVQRMFRFAMEPRMEWAFRPTGRPDGGAGVGAGVGGRVGGRLGSGAGSGAGADGAVGRRGRT; from the coding sequence ATGAACATCTCGTCCTTATTGCCCGCGCGACGAGCACCGGCGGCCCCGCCCTCCGAGGCGGCTGCGGCCCCTGTGGAGGCTTCGGCCGCGTCCCGTGTGCCGAAACAGCGTGACGCGTTCTTCGACAACGCCAAGTACCTGGCGATCGTGCTGGTCGCGATGGGGCACGCGTGGGAGCCCCTGAGGGGCGGCAGCAGAGCGGCGTCCGCGCTCTACATGACCGTCTACACGCTCCATATGCCGGTGTTCATCCTCATCTCCGGGTACTTCTCGCGGAGTTTCGACCTCCGGCCGGACCGTCTCAAGCGCCTGATCACCGGTGTCGCCGTCCCCTACGTCCTCTTCGAGGTCGCGTACACCTTCTTCAAGCGGTGGGCGGGCGACGATCCGTCCTATCCGATCAGCCTGCTCGACCCCTGGTACCTGACCTGGTTTCTGATCGCGCTCTTCGTCTGGCGGCTGACCACGCCGCTGTGGCGGATCGTGCGGTGGCCGGTGCCGGTGGCGCTCTCCGTCGCCGCGCTCGCCACCTGTTCGCCGGAGATCGGTGACGATCTGGATCTCCAGCGGGTGCTCCAGTTCCTGCCGTTCTTCGTTCTGGGGTCGCAGATGCGGCCGGAGCACTTCGAGATGGTGCGGCGGCGCGAGGTCAGATGGCTGTCGGTGCCGGTGGCCGCCGCCGCGGTGGTCTTCGCCTACTGGGCCGTGCCGCGGATGAACCCGGCGTGGTTCTACCGCATGGACAGCGCGGAGGAGCTGGGTGCGCCGTGGTGGGTCGGGGCGGTGATGACGTTCGCCCTCTTCGGCTGCTCCATGGTGCTCGCCGTGTGCTTCCTCGCCTGGGTGCCCCGGCGCCGGATGTGGTTCACGGTGCTCGGCGCCGGGACGCTGTACGGCTATCTGCTGCACGGCTTCCTCGCCAAGGGCTCCCGCTTCTGGGACTGGTACGACCACCCGTGGCTGCACCGGCCGTTGGGGGAGATCGCGGTGACGGCCGTGGGGGCGGCCGTGGTGACCGCCTTGTGCAGCCCGCCCGTCCAGCGGATGTTCCGCTTCGCGATGGAGCCGCGCATGGAATGGGCCTTCCGGCCGACCGGGCGGCCCGACGGCGGTGCCGGTGTCGGTGCCGGTGTCGGCGGCCGTGTCGGCGGCCGTCTCGGTTCTGGTGCCGGTTCTGGTGCCGGTGCCGACGGGGCCGTGGGCCGACGGGGCCGTACCTGA
- a CDS encoding tellurite resistance TerB family protein produces the protein MALWDRIKESAQTMQSQLEAKKNDLKSGAFRDASMAMCALVAAADGSIDPAERQRVAQLIATNEVLQNFPADDLQRRFNDYLNKLITDFDFGKVSVLQEIAKAKKKPAEARAVIQIGIVIGGADGDFDKTEQAVVREACYTLELPPAEFDL, from the coding sequence ATGGCCCTGTGGGACCGCATCAAGGAATCCGCCCAGACGATGCAGAGTCAGCTCGAGGCGAAGAAGAACGACTTGAAGAGCGGCGCGTTCCGCGATGCGAGCATGGCGATGTGTGCGCTGGTGGCGGCGGCGGACGGCTCGATCGACCCGGCCGAGCGGCAGCGCGTCGCCCAGCTGATCGCCACCAATGAGGTGTTGCAGAACTTCCCGGCCGACGACCTCCAGCGGCGCTTCAACGACTACCTCAACAAGCTCATCACCGACTTCGACTTCGGCAAGGTGAGCGTGTTGCAGGAGATCGCCAAGGCCAAGAAGAAGCCGGCCGAGGCGCGCGCCGTGATCCAGATCGGCATCGTCATCGGCGGCGCCGACGGCGACTTCGACAAGACCGAGCAGGCCGTGGTCCGCGAGGCGTGCTACACGCTGGAGCTTCCCCCGGCCGAGTTCGACCTGTAA
- a CDS encoding M56 family metallopeptidase: MGVFVFLPLVLPLTALPIARLAEQHLHPRTATRLLTLVGAVLAVCSTLCLGLLMVVGTAQLPGNPLPDSWSDPEVRAAVPYDVVAGKAAIGALAAVAVACTATWLRHGRVRRSAQLALAGLPESPVAVLPDDKAYAYALPGTSGRTGKPGRIVVSTGMLDSLSPRERRALIAHERAHLTAHHHRHLLTAQLAARANPLLRPLRAAVDYCAERWADEEAAREVGDRRVMALAVGKAALVSQGTPGPTLAGIAAPGPVPRRVAALLGPVPPSRPWPPTWTAAGLALWVAAVGTAASAVSSANAAVALVLVLHAATPL; encoded by the coding sequence ATGGGCGTCTTCGTCTTCCTCCCGCTGGTTCTGCCCTTAACGGCGCTGCCGATCGCCCGGCTCGCCGAGCAGCATCTCCACCCGCGCACCGCCACCCGGCTGCTGACCCTCGTGGGCGCCGTCCTCGCGGTGTGCTCCACGCTGTGCCTGGGGCTGCTGATGGTCGTCGGTACGGCACAGCTGCCGGGCAACCCGCTGCCGGACAGCTGGTCGGACCCCGAGGTACGGGCGGCGGTGCCCTACGACGTGGTGGCCGGGAAGGCGGCGATCGGCGCGCTGGCGGCGGTGGCCGTCGCCTGTACGGCCACCTGGCTGCGCCATGGACGGGTACGGCGCAGCGCTCAGCTCGCGCTCGCCGGACTGCCGGAGTCGCCGGTCGCGGTGCTGCCCGACGACAAGGCGTACGCCTACGCGCTGCCCGGGACTTCCGGACGGACGGGGAAACCGGGCCGGATCGTCGTCTCCACCGGGATGCTGGACAGCCTCAGCCCCCGCGAGCGCCGGGCCCTGATCGCGCATGAGCGCGCCCACCTGACCGCGCACCACCACCGCCATCTGCTGACCGCGCAGCTCGCGGCGCGGGCCAATCCGCTGCTGCGGCCCCTACGGGCCGCGGTGGACTACTGCGCCGAGCGCTGGGCGGACGAGGAGGCGGCCCGGGAGGTCGGCGACCGCCGGGTGATGGCCCTGGCGGTCGGCAAGGCCGCCCTGGTCTCCCAGGGCACGCCGGGCCCGACGCTCGCCGGGATCGCCGCGCCGGGGCCGGTGCCGCGCAGGGTCGCGGCGCTGCTGGGCCCGGTGCCGCCGTCCCGGCCCTGGCCGCCGACCTGGACGGCCGCGGGGCTGGCCCTGTGGGTCGCCGCGGTGGGCACGGCCGCGTCCGCCGTCTCCTCGGCGAACGCGGCGGTCGCCCTGGTACTCGTCCTGCATGCCGCGACCCCGCTGTAG
- a CDS encoding BlaI/MecI/CopY family transcriptional regulator, which yields MTDHDRTGGPGWPRRPRRRGQGELEAQVLAALRRAPGPVTAAWVQERIEGELAYTTVMTILSRLHAKQAVTRERAGRSFVWRAASDEAGLAALRMRRVLDGQDDREAVLASFVTGLTQDDERLLRDLLSDVAEEPED from the coding sequence GTGACGGACCACGACCGGACCGGCGGGCCCGGCTGGCCCCGCCGCCCCCGTCGGCGTGGCCAGGGCGAACTGGAGGCGCAGGTGCTCGCGGCGCTGCGCCGGGCGCCGGGGCCGGTGACCGCCGCATGGGTGCAGGAGCGGATCGAGGGAGAGCTCGCCTACACCACGGTCATGACCATCCTGTCCCGGCTGCACGCCAAGCAGGCCGTGACCCGCGAACGCGCGGGCCGCTCCTTCGTCTGGCGGGCGGCGTCGGACGAGGCGGGGCTCGCGGCGCTGCGGATGCGCCGGGTGCTGGACGGCCAGGACGACCGCGAGGCGGTTCTGGCCAGCTTTGTGACCGGACTGACCCAGGATGACGAGCGGCTGCTGCGCGACCTGCTGAGCGACGTGGCGGAGGAGCCGGAGGACTGA
- a CDS encoding cytochrome P450 has product MTQTQGSLVRQITDYAHRADPYPIYAELRKTPVAHDEGGPYIVSTYWEIHGLLHDPRLSSDARNLDPRTAPELIEADETGLPPSFLKLDPPEHDRLRRLAMAPFGPPHTPRRLHTMRGELTRIVGELIDGFEGRDRIDLVDHFSYPFPVTVICRLLGVDREDEARFHSWAGALATGLDPDPDADAAERQRTTRQARTELAGYLSELIEKRRRSPGDDMLSALVGGQGPEEGMSRTELLSTAALLLVAGHETTVNLITNGMLTLLRNPDVLSRLRADPHLVVPLVEELLRFDPPVQMLPQRTPLSEIDIAGVTIPEGAPVWLLLASGNRDPQRFPDPDRFDPQRRDNQHLGFGSGVHSCFGAPLARLEAQIALTELARRLDRPRLLEDPPTYRRNAVLRGPRHLPLAFEGLRPNGSR; this is encoded by the coding sequence ATGACGCAGACGCAAGGCTCGCTCGTGCGGCAGATCACCGACTACGCCCATCGTGCCGACCCGTACCCGATCTACGCCGAGCTGCGCAAGACGCCCGTGGCGCACGACGAGGGGGGTCCGTACATCGTCTCCACCTACTGGGAGATCCACGGTCTGCTGCACGACCCCCGGCTCAGCTCCGACGCGCGCAATCTGGACCCGCGGACCGCGCCGGAGCTGATCGAGGCGGACGAGACGGGGCTGCCGCCCAGCTTCCTGAAGCTCGACCCACCCGAGCACGACCGGCTGCGCCGACTCGCGATGGCACCCTTCGGCCCGCCGCACACCCCGCGCCGGCTCCACACCATGCGCGGTGAACTCACCCGGATCGTCGGCGAGCTCATCGACGGCTTCGAGGGCCGGGACCGGATCGATCTCGTCGACCACTTCTCGTACCCGTTCCCGGTCACCGTGATCTGCCGGCTGCTCGGGGTGGACCGCGAGGACGAGGCGCGCTTCCACAGCTGGGCCGGCGCCCTCGCCACCGGCCTCGACCCCGATCCGGACGCGGACGCCGCCGAGCGGCAGCGGACCACCCGGCAGGCCCGTACGGAGCTGGCGGGGTATCTGTCCGAGCTGATCGAGAAGCGCCGCCGCTCCCCCGGTGACGACATGCTCTCCGCCCTGGTCGGCGGGCAGGGTCCGGAGGAGGGGATGAGCCGTACGGAGCTGCTGAGCACCGCGGCGCTGCTGCTGGTGGCGGGGCACGAGACCACCGTCAACCTGATCACCAACGGCATGCTGACCCTGCTGCGCAACCCCGATGTGCTCAGCCGGCTGCGCGCGGACCCCCATCTGGTCGTCCCGCTGGTGGAGGAGCTGCTGCGGTTCGATCCGCCGGTGCAGATGCTTCCCCAGCGCACCCCGCTCTCGGAGATCGACATCGCGGGCGTGACCATCCCCGAGGGGGCGCCCGTCTGGCTGCTGCTGGCCTCGGGCAATCGCGATCCGCAGCGCTTCCCCGACCCCGACCGGTTCGATCCGCAGCGCAGGGACAACCAGCACCTGGGCTTCGGCAGCGGTGTCCACAGCTGCTTCGGCGCACCGCTGGCCCGGCTGGAGGCGCAGATCGCGCTGACCGAACTGGCCCGCCGGCTGGACCGGCCCCGGCTGCTGGAGGACCCGCCGACCTACCGGCGCAACGCGGTGCTGCGCGGCCCGCGGCACCTGCCACTCGCCTTCGAGGGACTGCGGCCGAACGGGTCCCGGTGA
- a CDS encoding SDR family oxidoreductase produces MAVPQRPPDAEPDRAPEPGRAPEPRRCLVTGATGYIGGRLVPELLAAGHQVRCVARSPEKLRDHPWAGRVETVRGDVTDEESLRAAMEGVDVAYYLVHALGTGPGFEETDRRAARIFGRRARAAGVRRIVYLGGLTPYGVPERELSPHLRSRAEVGRVLLDSGVPTAVLRAGVIIGSGSASFEMLRYLTERLPVMVTPRWVRTRTQPIAVRDVLRLLVGCATLPDEVHRAFDIGGPDVLTYRDMMRRYAAVTGLRRRLIAPVPVLTPGLSSLWVGLVTPVPGAIARPLVESLRHEVVCAERDLAHHVPDPPGGPLGVDQALELALRRIRDADVATRWSSAATPGAPSDPLPTDPDWAGGSLYQDRRERAVDASPEDVWRVVEGIGGENGWYSLPLAWALRGWIDTLVGGVGLRRGRRDAARLRVGDSLDFWRVEEVLPPRLLRLRAEMRLPGPAWLEMAVDRDARGGAVYRQRALFHPRGLGGHLYWWSVAPFHALVFGGMARNIAVRAERDAAGRDTDRKDAAGTTGPAFRPR; encoded by the coding sequence ATGGCCGTTCCCCAGCGTCCACCGGATGCGGAGCCGGACCGCGCGCCGGAGCCGGGCCGTGCGCCGGAGCCGCGCCGCTGCCTGGTCACCGGGGCCACCGGCTATATCGGCGGCAGGCTGGTGCCCGAGCTGCTGGCGGCGGGGCACCAGGTGCGGTGTGTGGCCCGTTCGCCCGAGAAGCTGCGCGACCACCCCTGGGCGGGGCGGGTGGAGACCGTACGCGGAGATGTGACCGACGAGGAGTCGCTGCGCGCCGCCATGGAGGGCGTGGACGTCGCGTACTACCTGGTGCACGCGCTGGGCACCGGACCCGGCTTCGAGGAGACCGACCGCCGTGCCGCCCGGATCTTCGGGAGGCGGGCGCGGGCCGCCGGGGTGCGCCGGATCGTCTACCTCGGCGGGCTCACCCCGTACGGCGTCCCCGAACGCGAGCTGTCGCCCCATCTGCGGTCCCGGGCCGAGGTGGGCCGGGTGCTGCTGGACTCCGGGGTGCCGACGGCCGTGCTGCGGGCCGGTGTGATCATCGGCTCGGGCTCGGCCTCGTTCGAGATGCTGCGCTACCTCACCGAGCGGCTGCCGGTCATGGTGACGCCCCGCTGGGTGCGCACCCGTACCCAGCCGATCGCCGTCCGTGATGTGCTGCGCCTGCTGGTGGGCTGCGCCACGCTGCCGGACGAGGTGCACCGGGCCTTCGACATCGGCGGCCCCGACGTCCTCACCTACCGCGACATGATGCGGCGGTACGCGGCCGTGACCGGGCTGCGGCGGCGCCTCATCGCACCGGTTCCGGTGCTCACCCCCGGGCTGTCCAGTCTGTGGGTCGGCCTGGTCACGCCCGTGCCGGGCGCCATCGCCCGCCCGCTGGTGGAGTCGCTGCGCCATGAAGTGGTGTGCGCCGAACGGGACCTCGCGCACCATGTGCCGGATCCGCCGGGCGGGCCGCTCGGGGTGGATCAGGCGCTGGAGCTGGCCCTGCGGCGGATCCGCGACGCGGACGTGGCCACCCGCTGGTCCTCCGCCGCCACCCCCGGCGCGCCCAGCGATCCGCTGCCCACCGACCCCGACTGGGCGGGCGGCAGCCTCTACCAGGACCGTCGCGAGCGCGCGGTGGACGCCTCGCCGGAGGACGTCTGGCGGGTGGTGGAGGGGATCGGCGGTGAGAACGGCTGGTACTCGCTGCCGCTCGCCTGGGCGTTGCGCGGCTGGATCGACACCCTGGTGGGCGGCGTCGGGCTGCGCCGGGGCCGCCGGGACGCGGCGCGGCTCAGGGTGGGCGACAGCCTCGACTTCTGGCGGGTGGAGGAGGTCCTGCCGCCCCGGCTGCTGCGGCTCCGGGCCGAGATGCGACTGCCGGGGCCGGCCTGGCTGGAGATGGCGGTCGACCGGGACGCGCGGGGCGGGGCGGTGTACCGGCAGCGGGCGCTGTTCCATCCGCGCGGCCTCGGCGGGCACCTCTACTGGTGGTCGGTCGCGCCCTTCCACGCCCTCGTCTTCGGCGGAATGGCCCGGAACATCGCCGTCCGGGCCGAGAGGGACGCGGCCGGGAGGGATACGGATCGGAAGGACGCGGCCGGGACGACCGGGCCCGCGTTCCGCCCACGGTGA
- a CDS encoding type II toxin-antitoxin system VapB family antitoxin, with translation MIFKRIGNGRPYPDHGRESTRQWADVAPRPVRLDQLVTTKQQLDLETLLAEDSTFYGDLFAHVVKWQGDLYLEDGLHRAVRAALQQRQVLHARVLELEG, from the coding sequence GTGATCTTCAAGCGCATCGGAAACGGTCGGCCCTATCCCGACCACGGCCGGGAAAGCACCCGCCAGTGGGCGGATGTCGCCCCACGCCCGGTACGTCTTGACCAGTTGGTCACGACGAAGCAGCAGCTCGATCTGGAGACGCTGCTCGCGGAGGACTCGACGTTCTACGGGGACCTCTTCGCCCATGTCGTGAAGTGGCAGGGCGACCTCTATCTGGAGGACGGGCTGCACCGCGCGGTGCGCGCCGCACTCCAGCAGCGCCAGGTGCTGCACGCGCGCGTCCTGGAGCTCGAGGGCTGA
- a CDS encoding LytR C-terminal domain-containing protein, producing MSMLTPPGMGGKYRITGDRYPRMSRPRNRRRLVFAAFGSVLALGLVGWGTLQLIDVFSGDGDGQTVRAGHGTGDCERGDKRPDENAKPGRGDSGQSGNSGRTGGKLPKPAQITVNVYNATTRSGLAKNTADELKKRGFKIGKVGNAPAEYDKKVKASGILLGAPGADDGAFNVLGTQLDGAQTKNDARDGKDIDLIIGSGFKNLVKQKDAEKALAALAKPSPTPSGTPCR from the coding sequence ATGAGCATGCTGACCCCTCCAGGCATGGGCGGAAAGTACCGCATTACGGGCGATCGCTATCCGCGGATGAGCCGACCCCGGAACCGCAGGCGGCTGGTCTTCGCCGCGTTCGGCTCGGTCCTGGCGCTCGGCCTGGTGGGCTGGGGAACGCTTCAGCTCATCGACGTCTTCTCCGGCGACGGCGACGGCCAGACGGTCCGCGCGGGACACGGCACCGGGGACTGCGAGCGCGGCGACAAGCGCCCCGACGAGAACGCGAAGCCCGGTCGGGGCGACAGCGGCCAGAGCGGCAACAGCGGCCGTACGGGCGGGAAGCTGCCGAAGCCCGCCCAGATCACGGTCAACGTCTACAACGCGACCACGCGCTCCGGCCTCGCCAAGAACACCGCGGACGAGCTGAAGAAGCGCGGCTTCAAGATCGGCAAGGTGGGCAACGCCCCGGCCGAGTACGACAAGAAGGTCAAGGCTTCCGGGATACTGCTCGGCGCCCCGGGCGCCGACGACGGGGCGTTCAACGTGCTCGGCACCCAGCTCGACGGGGCCCAGACCAAGAACGACGCGCGGGACGGCAAGGACATCGACCTGATCATCGGCAGCGGTTTCAAGAACCTGGTCAAGCAGAAGGACGCCGAGAAGGCTCTGGCCGCCCTGGCCAAGCCCTCACCCACGCCCTCCGGCACGCCCTGCCGCTGA